Proteins encoded within one genomic window of Triticum aestivum cultivar Chinese Spring chromosome 2D, IWGSC CS RefSeq v2.1, whole genome shotgun sequence:
- the LOC123050694 gene encoding uncharacterized protein isoform X2 encodes MPSLSAHIALPTPDAHASRNRPTRSNPTRSSFTPVAGANSYSDTNPDQASPRGSRRALVTCSTSRRHLLKGVESPDGNPKSDRIAALRRQVVSLQFCSSFESCVRLAASRRHPWLCDLSYSLLAHGISLHVLQNRTAFAQSCDPRGREGRPAECTGRAWDDQQRQLCFWADGFRCGRVISLIVTHVCGQQRPAL; translated from the exons ATGCCTTCGCTCTCGGCGCACATCGCTCTCCCTACCCCGGACGCTCACGCCTCCCGTAACCGACCAACACGGTCCAACCCCACTCGCTCCTCCTTCACCCCGGTCGCCGGTGCCAACTCCTACTCCGACACGAACCCTGATCAAGCAAGCCCCCGTGGTTCCCGACGTGCACTCGTTACCTGTTCCACAAGCCGAAGGCACCTATTGAAAGGAGTCGAGTCCCCCGATGGAAACCCCAAATCAGATCGTATCGCGGCGCTGCGTCGACAGGTTGTCAGCCTGCAGTTCTGCTCATCGTTTGAGTCGTGCGTCCGACTTGCCGCCTCCCGTCGACATCCATGGCTCTGTGATCTTTCGTATTCTCTCCTGGCGCACGGTATTTCTTTGCACGTGCTCCAGAATCGGACGGCGTTTGCTCAG AGTTGTGATCCTCGAGGCCGGGAGGGGCGACCGGCGGAGTGCACGGGACGAGCATGGGACGACCAGCAGCGACAACTATGCTTTTGGGCAGATGGATTCCGCTGCGGCCGAGTTATATCATTGATCGTGACACATGTATGCGGCCAGCAGCGACCAGCA CTATGA
- the LOC123050694 gene encoding uncharacterized protein isoform X1 produces MPSLSAHIALPTPDAHASRNRPTRSNPTRSSFTPVAGANSYSDTNPDQASPRGSRRALVTCSTSRRHLLKGVESPDGNPKSDRIAALRRQVVSLQFCSSFESCVRLAASRRHPWLCDLSYSLLAHGISLHVLQNRTAFAQSCDPRGREGRPAECTGRAWDDQQRQLCFWADGFRCGRVISLIVTHVCGQQRPANT; encoded by the exons ATGCCTTCGCTCTCGGCGCACATCGCTCTCCCTACCCCGGACGCTCACGCCTCCCGTAACCGACCAACACGGTCCAACCCCACTCGCTCCTCCTTCACCCCGGTCGCCGGTGCCAACTCCTACTCCGACACGAACCCTGATCAAGCAAGCCCCCGTGGTTCCCGACGTGCACTCGTTACCTGTTCCACAAGCCGAAGGCACCTATTGAAAGGAGTCGAGTCCCCCGATGGAAACCCCAAATCAGATCGTATCGCGGCGCTGCGTCGACAGGTTGTCAGCCTGCAGTTCTGCTCATCGTTTGAGTCGTGCGTCCGACTTGCCGCCTCCCGTCGACATCCATGGCTCTGTGATCTTTCGTATTCTCTCCTGGCGCACGGTATTTCTTTGCACGTGCTCCAGAATCGGACGGCGTTTGCTCAG AGTTGTGATCCTCGAGGCCGGGAGGGGCGACCGGCGGAGTGCACGGGACGAGCATGGGACGACCAGCAGCGACAACTATGCTTTTGGGCAGATGGATTCCGCTGCGGCCGAGTTATATCATTGATCGTGACACATGTATGCGGCCAGCAGCGACCAGCA AATACGTAG